The proteins below come from a single Arthrobacter sp. zg-Y1171 genomic window:
- the tyrS gene encoding tyrosine--tRNA ligase: MSDNIVNPEGLGAQQNDSSFANIWQELQWRGLVHVSTDEAELEKLLAGGPITYYCGFDPTAPSLHLGNLVQLLTMRRLQLAGHRPLALVGGSTGLVGDPRPTAERTMNTKETVGEWVGYLQGQVQRFLSFEGDNAARMVNNLDWTAPMSAIDFLRDVGKHFRVGTMIKKEIVSSRLNSDEGISYAEFSYQVLQGMDYLELFRQYNCVLETGGSDQWGNLTSGTELVRKVEGKTVHALGTPLITNSDGTKFGKSEGNAVWLDGNMTSPYAMYQFWLNTSDTDVVDRLKVFTFMSRARIEELARAVKEAPHKREAQRALAYDVTSLIHGTEATDKAIAASAALFGQGDLTELDEATLKAATEQLPTAVVSPDSLGIIDLLVASELSKTKSEARRTVSEGGAYVNNNKVTDADAVVDSKDLLHGRYLVLRRGKRTLASVEVSAV; encoded by the coding sequence GTGTCAGACAATATCGTGAACCCCGAGGGCCTCGGCGCCCAGCAGAATGATTCCTCCTTCGCCAACATCTGGCAGGAACTCCAGTGGCGAGGCCTTGTGCACGTCTCCACCGATGAGGCGGAACTGGAAAAACTCCTCGCCGGGGGACCGATCACGTATTACTGCGGCTTCGACCCGACGGCACCGAGCCTGCACCTTGGCAACCTGGTGCAGCTGCTCACCATGCGGCGCCTGCAGCTTGCCGGCCACCGGCCGCTGGCCCTGGTCGGCGGTTCCACCGGACTGGTCGGAGATCCGCGCCCGACGGCGGAACGCACCATGAATACCAAGGAAACCGTTGGCGAGTGGGTCGGGTACCTCCAGGGACAGGTGCAGCGCTTCCTTAGCTTCGAGGGCGACAACGCCGCCCGTATGGTGAACAACCTCGACTGGACCGCTCCGATGAGCGCCATCGATTTCCTGCGCGACGTCGGCAAGCACTTCCGGGTGGGCACGATGATCAAGAAGGAAATCGTCTCCTCGCGCCTGAACTCCGATGAAGGCATCAGCTACGCGGAGTTCAGCTACCAGGTCCTGCAGGGCATGGACTACCTCGAGCTCTTCCGCCAGTACAACTGCGTGCTCGAGACCGGCGGGTCCGACCAGTGGGGCAACCTCACCAGCGGCACCGAACTGGTGCGCAAGGTGGAGGGCAAGACGGTCCACGCACTGGGCACCCCGCTGATCACCAACAGTGACGGCACCAAGTTCGGCAAGAGCGAAGGCAATGCGGTCTGGCTGGACGGCAACATGACCAGCCCGTACGCCATGTACCAGTTCTGGCTCAACACCTCCGATACCGACGTGGTTGACCGGCTCAAGGTCTTCACCTTCATGAGCCGGGCACGGATCGAAGAGCTGGCGCGTGCCGTGAAGGAAGCGCCGCATAAGCGGGAAGCGCAGCGGGCCCTGGCCTACGACGTGACTTCACTGATTCACGGAACCGAGGCAACCGACAAGGCCATCGCTGCTTCTGCCGCACTGTTCGGGCAGGGGGACCTGACCGAGCTCGACGAAGCCACCTTGAAGGCTGCGACGGAACAGCTGCCGACGGCCGTGGTGTCCCCGGATTCGCTGGGCATCATCGACCTGCTTGTTGCATCGGAGCTTTCCAAGACCAAGTCCGAAGCACGCCGCACGGTGTCCGAGGGCGGTGCCTACGTGAACAACAACAAGGTCACCGACGCCGACGCCGTAGTGGATTCGAAGGACCTGCTGCACGGCCGGTACCTGGTACTCCGGCGTGGAAAGCGGACCCTTGCAAGCGTTGAGGTCTCCGCCGTATAG